Proteins from a genomic interval of Lycium ferocissimum isolate CSIRO_LF1 chromosome 2, AGI_CSIRO_Lferr_CH_V1, whole genome shotgun sequence:
- the LOC132047421 gene encoding uncharacterized protein LOC132047421: MRHRELEFSIGDKVFLKVSPMKGVMQFGRKGKLSPHFIGPYEIVRRSRKVAYELKLTSNMAMIHSVFHISILRLYKPDPSHVLTHEVIEINERLSYEEEPIQILARQVRRLRTKDVASVEALRQNHNTEEATWEAKEDMKKRYPSLFPIPSMY; the protein is encoded by the coding sequence ATGAGGCATCGTGAGCTAGAGTTTTCTATTGGTGATaaggtattcttgaaagtgtcaccaatgaagggagTAATGCAGTTTGGAAGAAAGGGTAAACTTAGTCCTCATTTTATCggcccttatgagattgtgaGAAGAAGTAGGaaggtggcatatgagttgAAACTAACATCTAACATGGCTATGATACATTCTGTGTTTCACATTTCAATATTGAGATTGTATAAACCTGATCCTTCTCATGTCTTAACTCATGAAGTGATTGAAATCAACGAAAGGTTGTCTTATGAAGAGGAACCGATTCAGATCTTAGCCCGacaagttagaaggttgaggACGAAAGATGTGGCTTCGGTGGAAGCCCTGCGGCAAAATCATAATACTGAAGAAGCAACTTGGGAAGCAAAGGAGGATATGAAGAAGAGATACCCTTCCTTATTCCCTATTCCAAGTATGTATTGA